A portion of the Shewanella sp. SNU WT4 genome contains these proteins:
- a CDS encoding formate dehydrogenase — protein MKQQAAMSRREALKALTVGTVASAAVIVIAPVAAESNDVTPAVVKGEGYRETPHIRAYYASLR, from the coding sequence ATGAAACAGCAAGCAGCCATGAGTCGTCGGGAGGCCTTAAAAGCCTTAACGGTCGGCACAGTAGCGAGCGCAGCGGTGATAGTAATAGCACCGGTAGCAGCTGAATCAAACGACGTCACCCCTGCAGTAGTTAAAGGTGAAGGTTACCGAGAAACCCCCCATATTCGTGCCTACTATGCCAGTTTGCGTTAA
- a CDS encoding formate dehydrogenase subunit gamma, with protein MLIQQIRHLLALVLLVTAPMAYAADASPKPAPSEQAVSEQALMAQQQQVLAAQQQAMQTIQLHPQQAEVELWSAIKNGDQGVTSAQTTGADQLINVVGNEGKLVRSEYMMPAMAFAVVGVFGLFLLFFLINGPAKLAHGFSGKMVERWSKLDIWLHWLMAISCLTLMFTGLNILLGRFVLQPLVPASIWAALIYGSKTIHDWISPVFMVSWIMCIVKWLPLQTFKMYDLKWFATVGGYINFGPFKGKHPDSGFANAGEKMWFWTLTLFGLVVVVSGLLLLLPKLELARDVSVLALLAHDAAAVILIAFTIVHVWMATVLSEGGLESMVSGYCDENWAMQHHNLWYDELKSQGLLKYKPNGLT; from the coding sequence ATGTTGATTCAACAAATCCGTCACCTGTTGGCATTAGTGCTACTGGTGACAGCGCCCATGGCTTATGCCGCTGACGCTAGCCCTAAGCCTGCGCCGTCAGAGCAGGCAGTGTCAGAACAGGCGTTAATGGCGCAGCAACAACAAGTGCTCGCAGCGCAGCAGCAAGCGATGCAAACCATACAGTTGCATCCGCAGCAAGCTGAGGTCGAGTTGTGGTCGGCCATTAAAAATGGCGATCAAGGGGTAACCTCAGCGCAAACCACAGGGGCCGACCAGCTCATTAATGTGGTTGGCAATGAGGGTAAGCTAGTTCGCAGTGAGTACATGATGCCAGCGATGGCGTTTGCGGTTGTCGGTGTCTTTGGTTTGTTCTTATTGTTTTTTCTAATTAATGGTCCAGCCAAATTGGCTCATGGCTTTTCCGGAAAAATGGTGGAACGCTGGAGTAAGCTCGATATTTGGCTGCATTGGTTGATGGCTATTAGCTGTTTAACCTTGATGTTTACTGGGCTTAATATTCTGTTGGGGCGCTTTGTGCTGCAACCTTTAGTGCCAGCTTCCATCTGGGCGGCGCTGATTTATGGCAGCAAGACGATTCACGATTGGATAAGCCCAGTGTTTATGGTGTCTTGGATAATGTGCATAGTGAAATGGCTACCACTACAGACCTTTAAGATGTACGACCTTAAATGGTTTGCGACCGTGGGCGGCTATATTAACTTTGGGCCGTTCAAGGGTAAGCATCCTGATAGCGGCTTTGCCAATGCCGGTGAAAAGATGTGGTTTTGGACCTTAACTCTGTTTGGACTAGTGGTCGTGGTGTCGGGGTTATTGCTGTTATTGCCCAAATTAGAGCTAGCGCGGGATGTTTCTGTGCTGGCATTACTGGCCCATGATGCGGCCGCTGTGATCTTAATCGCGTTCACCATAGTGCATGTGTGGATGGCGACCGTATTAAGTGAAGGTGGACTTGAGTCTATGGTGTCCGGTTATTGTGATGAGAACTGGGCGATGCAGCACCACAACCTTTGGTATGACGAACTTAAAAGCCAAGGTCTGCTGAAATACAAGCCCAATGGGCTAACTTAA
- a CDS encoding formate dehydrogenase subunit alpha produces the protein MKLTRKSNVATVADKPTLGISRRQFMKHAGIATGGIAAASLLGTGMMRRAEAADVPYDAPIEVKRTICSACAVGCGLYAEVQNGVWTGQEPAFDHPFNAGGHCAKGAALREHGHGEKRLKYPMKLVDGQWKRLSWEQAINEVGDKMLDIRKESGPDSVYFMGSAKFSNEGCYFYRKLAAMWGTNNVDHSARICHSTTVAGVANTWGYGAQTNSFNDIQNANAIFFIGANPAEAHPVAMQHILIAKEKNNAKIIVVDPRFTRTAAHSDLHCPIRPGTDIPFIYGMLWHIFQNGWEDKAFIESRVFEMDTIREEVAKWNPKEVENVTGCSEEVVYQAAKLMADNRPGTVVWCMGGTQHHVGNSNTRAYCILQLALGNMGVSGGGTNIFRGHDNVQAATDLGLLFDNLPGYYGLTTAAWQHWTNVWELDMEWMKSRFDHGTYLGREPMTTPGIPCSRWHDGVLEDKAKLAQKDNIRLAFFWGQSVNTETRQSEVRDALDKMDTVVVVDPFPTMAGVMHRRKNGVYLLPAATQFETRGSVSNSGRSVQWREQVIEPLFESKTDIEIMYRLAQKVGIDKELTKRIPVENGVPVIEDITREINRGMWTIGMTGQSPERIKEHTMNWGTFSNKTLEATGGPCKGDTYGMPWPCWGTPEMKHPGTQILYDTSKHVKDGGGNFRARYGVEYKGENLLAEGTFSKGSDIEDGYPEFSAQMLKQLGWWDELTAEEKVAAEGKNWKTDLSGGIVRVAIKHGCIPFGNAKARCIVWTFPDEIPLHREPLYTARRDLVSKYPTYDDMQVHRLPTLYKSIQEKDLSGKYPLVLTSGRLVEYEGGGEESRSNPWLAELQQEMFVEINPADAADRNIRNGDDVWLEGAEGGRIKVQAMLTPRVKPGVTFMPYHFAGVMHGESLAPNYPEGTVPYVIGESCNTALTYGYDPVTQMQETKASLCQIAKA, from the coding sequence ATGAAATTAACTCGCAAGTCAAATGTCGCCACTGTGGCTGACAAGCCGACGCTAGGTATTAGCCGTCGTCAATTTATGAAGCATGCTGGTATCGCCACTGGTGGTATTGCGGCTGCCTCATTACTGGGTACTGGTATGATGCGTCGCGCTGAAGCGGCTGACGTTCCATATGATGCTCCAATCGAAGTTAAGCGTACTATTTGTTCTGCTTGTGCTGTTGGTTGTGGTTTATATGCAGAAGTACAAAATGGCGTGTGGACTGGTCAAGAGCCAGCATTCGATCACCCATTTAACGCTGGTGGTCACTGTGCTAAAGGTGCTGCACTGCGTGAACATGGTCACGGTGAAAAGCGTCTGAAGTACCCAATGAAGTTGGTTGACGGTCAGTGGAAGCGTCTGTCATGGGAACAAGCCATCAATGAAGTTGGCGACAAGATGTTGGACATCCGCAAGGAATCAGGTCCAGATTCAGTTTACTTCATGGGTAGCGCTAAGTTTTCTAACGAAGGCTGTTACTTCTACCGTAAGCTGGCGGCAATGTGGGGCACGAACAACGTCGACCACTCAGCACGTATTTGTCACTCTACCACGGTAGCCGGTGTTGCTAACACTTGGGGCTATGGTGCGCAAACTAACTCTTTCAACGACATTCAGAATGCCAATGCGATTTTCTTCATTGGTGCTAACCCAGCTGAAGCCCACCCAGTGGCCATGCAGCACATTCTGATCGCTAAAGAGAAGAACAACGCTAAGATCATCGTAGTTGATCCACGTTTCACTCGTACTGCTGCTCACTCTGATCTGCATTGCCCAATTCGTCCAGGTACTGACATTCCGTTTATCTACGGTATGTTATGGCACATTTTCCAAAATGGCTGGGAAGATAAGGCATTCATCGAGTCACGCGTATTCGAAATGGATACTATCCGTGAAGAAGTGGCTAAGTGGAACCCGAAAGAAGTTGAAAACGTTACTGGTTGTTCAGAAGAAGTGGTTTATCAAGCCGCTAAACTGATGGCCGATAACCGTCCAGGTACCGTAGTTTGGTGTATGGGTGGTACTCAGCATCACGTGGGTAACTCTAACACTCGCGCTTACTGTATTCTGCAGTTGGCTCTGGGTAACATGGGTGTATCTGGTGGCGGTACTAACATTTTCCGTGGCCACGATAACGTACAGGCAGCGACTGACTTAGGTCTGCTGTTTGACAACTTACCAGGTTACTACGGTTTGACTACTGCTGCATGGCAGCACTGGACCAACGTATGGGAACTGGATATGGAGTGGATGAAGAGCCGCTTCGATCACGGTACCTACTTAGGTCGTGAGCCTATGACTACTCCAGGTATTCCTTGTTCACGCTGGCACGACGGTGTGTTAGAAGACAAGGCTAAGCTGGCGCAGAAAGATAACATCCGTTTAGCTTTCTTCTGGGGTCAATCAGTTAACACTGAAACTCGTCAGTCTGAAGTGCGTGACGCCTTAGACAAGATGGACACAGTCGTTGTTGTCGATCCATTCCCAACTATGGCGGGTGTTATGCATCGCCGTAAGAATGGCGTGTACTTACTGCCTGCGGCGACTCAGTTTGAGACTCGTGGTTCAGTATCTAACTCAGGCCGTTCAGTGCAGTGGCGTGAGCAGGTTATCGAGCCGTTATTCGAATCTAAGACTGACATCGAAATCATGTACCGTCTGGCACAAAAAGTCGGTATCGATAAAGAGTTAACTAAGCGTATTCCTGTTGAAAATGGCGTTCCTGTCATTGAAGACATTACCCGCGAAATCAACCGTGGTATGTGGACTATTGGTATGACAGGTCAAAGCCCTGAGCGTATCAAAGAGCACACCATGAACTGGGGCACTTTCAGCAACAAGACGCTGGAAGCCACTGGTGGCCCATGTAAGGGTGATACCTATGGTATGCCTTGGCCATGTTGGGGCACCCCAGAGATGAAGCATCCTGGTACCCAAATCCTGTATGACACAAGCAAACACGTTAAAGACGGTGGTGGTAACTTCCGTGCACGTTATGGTGTGGAATACAAAGGTGAAAACCTCTTAGCCGAAGGTACCTTCTCTAAAGGTTCTGACATCGAAGATGGTTACCCAGAATTCTCTGCCCAAATGCTTAAGCAATTAGGCTGGTGGGATGAGCTGACTGCAGAAGAGAAAGTGGCTGCTGAAGGCAAAAACTGGAAGACTGACTTATCTGGCGGTATCGTGCGCGTAGCGATTAAGCATGGTTGTATTCCATTTGGTAACGCTAAAGCGCGTTGTATCGTATGGACCTTCCCTGACGAAATCCCGTTACACCGTGAGCCTCTGTACACTGCTCGTCGCGATTTGGTATCTAAGTACCCAACGTATGACGATATGCAAGTACATCGCTTGCCAACTCTGTACAAGTCAATCCAAGAAAAAGACCTGTCTGGTAAGTACCCACTGGTACTGACTTCTGGTCGTCTGGTTGAGTACGAAGGTGGTGGTGAAGAATCTCGTTCTAACCCATGGTTGGCAGAACTTCAGCAAGAAATGTTTGTTGAAATCAACCCAGCTGATGCCGCTGATCGTAACATCCGTAATGGTGATGACGTATGGCTGGAAGGCGCTGAAGGCGGACGCATTAAGGTACAAGCTATGTTAACTCCTCGAGTTAAGCCTGGCGTAACCTTTATGCCGTACCACTTCGCAGGTGTGATGCACGGCGAAAGCTTGGCACCTAACTATCCAGAAGGCACAGTGCCTTACGTGATCGGTGAATCTTGTAACACGGCTCTGACCTATGGTTATGACCCTGTGACTCAGATGCAAGAGACTAAAGCGTCTCTGTGTCAGATTGCCAAAGCGTAA
- a CDS encoding coproporphyrinogen III oxidase family protein has translation MSQIIQTLDSTIVTPYQANITVPDWMLSSMERVMQFYVDKNLRLDTQSADVMPAPIEGKKYMLYAHVPFCHTLCSYCTFHRFLFNEDKARAYFISLRKEMEMVKSLGYDFESMYIGGGTTTVLEDELARTIEHARKLFPSIKEVSCESDPVHLDSPGFKDLKGLVDRMSIGVQSFDDGILKMTDRLEKFGTGQQTFDKIMAAKELFPIINVDLIFGFRGQTEAVIQHDLDMAKRLDPRQITTYPLMITHQTRKSVKGTLAAPQGEMANQYRQILNNLNGQYNQLTAWAFGKANNEGLDEYVIDYDEYLGVGSGSFSFLNDTLHVNTFSLRKYQERIAAGKMSVEQQKLYSKKDVMQYRFLLGMFSGRLSRKYFRETFGVNLDTSLFKEMTSMKLIGAIKNDPMDPDNLIVTDNGKMMGLLMMKEFYSGMDNVRAQLRKPLQQQDM, from the coding sequence ATGTCACAAATCATTCAAACCTTAGATTCAACCATAGTTACCCCATATCAGGCCAATATTACTGTGCCAGATTGGATGCTGAGCTCGATGGAACGCGTGATGCAGTTCTATGTCGATAAGAACCTAAGATTAGACACCCAATCCGCTGATGTTATGCCAGCACCGATTGAAGGCAAGAAGTACATGCTGTATGCCCATGTGCCTTTTTGTCATACCTTGTGCTCTTACTGCACCTTCCATCGCTTCTTGTTTAATGAAGATAAAGCTCGCGCTTACTTCATCTCGCTGCGTAAAGAAATGGAAATGGTCAAATCCCTAGGTTATGACTTTGAGTCCATGTACATAGGTGGCGGCACCACGACAGTATTAGAAGATGAGTTAGCCCGCACCATTGAGCATGCGCGTAAACTGTTCCCCTCTATCAAGGAAGTCTCGTGCGAGTCGGATCCTGTGCATTTAGATAGCCCAGGCTTTAAAGACTTAAAAGGGCTGGTGGATAGAATGTCCATTGGCGTGCAAAGCTTTGATGATGGCATCTTAAAGATGACCGATAGGTTAGAGAAGTTTGGTACTGGCCAGCAGACGTTCGATAAGATCATGGCAGCGAAAGAGCTGTTCCCGATCATTAACGTCGATTTGATTTTTGGTTTCCGCGGCCAAACTGAAGCGGTTATTCAGCACGATTTAGATATGGCTAAGCGTTTAGATCCCCGCCAAATCACGACTTATCCTTTGATGATCACTCATCAAACCCGCAAAAGCGTGAAAGGTACCCTTGCCGCGCCGCAAGGCGAGATGGCCAATCAATACCGTCAAATTCTTAATAATCTTAATGGCCAATATAACCAGTTAACCGCATGGGCCTTTGGCAAAGCGAACAACGAAGGTCTTGATGAATACGTCATTGATTATGATGAGTACTTAGGTGTGGGTTCTGGCTCGTTCAGTTTCTTAAACGATACTTTGCACGTCAATACCTTCTCACTGCGTAAATACCAAGAGCGTATTGCTGCAGGTAAGATGAGCGTAGAGCAGCAAAAGCTGTATTCCAAGAAAGACGTGATGCAGTATCGCTTCTTGCTTGGCATGTTCTCTGGGCGGTTATCTCGTAAGTATTTCAGAGAGACGTTTGGGGTGAATTTAGATACCAGCTTATTTAAAGAAATGACCTCGATGAAGCTGATTGGCGCCATTAAAAATGACCCAATGGATCCTGATAATCTGATCGTCACCGATAACGGTAAGATGATGGGCTTGTTGATGATGAAAGAGTTTTATTCGGGCATGGATAACGTTAGAGCGCAATTGCGTAAACCGCTGCAGCAGCAAGATATGTAA
- a CDS encoding molybdopterin-dependent oxidoreductase: MRLTRTSDKVSLPKSGLGLNRRQFLKTAGLSAGGIAAASMLGTAMMRKAHAEFIPHDTPIEVKKTICTHCAVGCGIYAHVQNGVWTDQEPAFDHPFNSGGHCAKGAAVREVGHGDRRLKYPMKKEGGKWKRISWEQAINEVGNKALEIREQSGPDSIFFMGSAKFSNEQAYLYRKLAALWGTNNVDHSARICHSTTVAGVANTWGYGAQSNSINDMRNAKSMIFVGANPCEAHPVAMQHILIGKERGAKIIVVDPRFTHTAAKSDEYVHIRPGTDIPFIYGLLWHIFENGWEDKQFVEERVYGMELIRDEVKKFPPDVVENIAGVTKEQMFRVAKILADYRPGTIVWCMGGTQHHMGNSNTRAYCILQLALGNMGVPGGGTNIFRGHDNVQGATDFGLLFDNLPGYYGLTSGAWEHWGAVWGLEYAWMKSRFDQGTYLGQEPMHSTGIPCSRWQDGVLEPKDKIAQRDNIRMAFFWGQSVNTETRGPTVRKALDAMDMVVVVDPFPTMAGVMPERSDGVYLLPAATQFETYGSVSATNRSIQWRSKVIEPLFECKPDHEIIYLLAKHWGIDAQMFKNIKVNGSEPLVEDITREFNRGMWTIGYTGQSPERLKLHQENWGEFSADSLQAAGGPCAGETYGLPWPCWGTPEMKHPGTQILYRTDLEVRNGGGTFRARFGVEHEGKSILAVDSWSKGSAIEDGYPEFTDAMLKQLGWWNQLTPAEQSAAEGKNWKTDLSGGIQRVAIANGCTPYGNAKARCTVWTFPDKIPIHREPLYTPRRDLVPLYPTYADQYVARLPTLYESIQKQDFAKGFPLVLTTGRIVEYEGGGEETRSNPWLAQLQQEMYIELNPKDAQDRGIRDGDKVKVHSPEGAIIEVAAMVTPRVIPGETFMPFHFAGVFESKSLAKDYPEGTEPYVIGESANTAMTYGYDVVTQMQETKATLCQISRA; encoded by the coding sequence ATGCGACTAACACGCACATCAGATAAGGTCAGCTTGCCCAAATCAGGCTTAGGCCTAAATCGCCGTCAGTTTCTTAAAACTGCCGGATTATCCGCAGGTGGCATAGCCGCCGCTTCCATGCTTGGCACGGCCATGATGCGCAAAGCTCATGCCGAATTTATCCCCCACGATACCCCTATCGAAGTTAAAAAAACCATTTGTACTCACTGCGCCGTTGGCTGTGGCATTTATGCTCATGTGCAAAATGGCGTGTGGACAGATCAAGAACCCGCCTTCGATCACCCCTTTAATTCCGGTGGTCATTGTGCCAAAGGCGCTGCTGTGCGTGAAGTTGGCCATGGCGATCGTCGTCTTAAATACCCCATGAAAAAAGAAGGTGGTAAGTGGAAGCGCATTAGCTGGGAGCAAGCGATTAATGAGGTCGGCAATAAAGCCCTCGAAATTCGTGAGCAATCCGGGCCAGATTCCATTTTCTTTATGGGCAGCGCCAAATTCTCTAATGAGCAAGCCTATCTCTATCGCAAATTAGCGGCCTTGTGGGGCACAAATAACGTCGACCATTCAGCGCGAATTTGTCACTCAACCACAGTGGCTGGTGTGGCCAACACTTGGGGCTATGGCGCGCAAAGCAACTCAATCAATGACATGCGTAATGCTAAGAGCATGATCTTTGTGGGCGCCAATCCTTGTGAAGCGCACCCTGTGGCCATGCAGCATATTTTGATTGGTAAAGAGCGCGGCGCCAAAATCATAGTGGTGGATCCTCGCTTTACCCATACCGCGGCCAAGAGTGATGAATATGTTCATATTCGCCCGGGTACTGATATTCCTTTTATTTACGGCTTGTTATGGCACATTTTTGAAAATGGCTGGGAAGATAAGCAGTTTGTAGAAGAGCGTGTGTACGGCATGGAGTTAATTCGTGACGAAGTGAAAAAATTCCCGCCGGATGTGGTCGAAAATATCGCGGGTGTCACTAAAGAGCAGATGTTTAGAGTGGCAAAAATTCTGGCCGATTATCGCCCCGGCACCATAGTCTGGTGTATGGGCGGGACTCAGCATCATATGGGCAACTCCAATACCCGCGCTTACTGCATCTTGCAGTTGGCCTTAGGTAACATGGGGGTGCCTGGCGGTGGCACTAATATTTTCCGTGGCCACGACAATGTGCAAGGCGCCACCGATTTTGGCTTATTGTTTGATAATTTACCGGGCTACTACGGCTTAACCTCAGGTGCGTGGGAGCACTGGGGCGCCGTATGGGGGCTTGAGTATGCGTGGATGAAGAGCCGCTTTGATCAAGGCACTTATCTCGGCCAAGAGCCAATGCACTCAACCGGTATTCCGTGTTCCCGTTGGCAAGATGGGGTGCTTGAACCCAAAGATAAAATTGCCCAGCGCGACAATATTCGTATGGCATTTTTCTGGGGGCAGTCAGTAAATACTGAAACCCGTGGGCCCACCGTCCGTAAAGCACTAGATGCTATGGATATGGTGGTCGTAGTTGACCCATTTCCTACTATGGCAGGGGTCATGCCTGAGCGCAGTGATGGCGTGTATTTGTTGCCCGCGGCCACTCAGTTTGAAACCTATGGCTCAGTTTCAGCCACTAACCGCTCGATCCAATGGCGCTCTAAGGTCATTGAGCCCTTGTTTGAATGTAAACCCGATCATGAAATCATCTATTTGCTGGCCAAGCATTGGGGCATAGATGCCCAAATGTTTAAAAACATTAAGGTCAATGGCAGCGAGCCGTTAGTTGAAGACATTACCCGCGAGTTTAACCGCGGCATGTGGACCATAGGCTATACCGGCCAAAGCCCAGAACGTTTGAAGTTACATCAAGAAAACTGGGGCGAATTTAGCGCGGATAGTCTGCAAGCCGCTGGTGGCCCATGTGCTGGAGAAACCTATGGTTTGCCTTGGCCATGTTGGGGCACGCCTGAGATGAAGCACCCAGGCACCCAGATTTTATATCGCACCGATCTAGAAGTGCGTAATGGTGGCGGAACCTTTAGGGCGCGCTTTGGGGTTGAGCATGAGGGCAAAAGTATCTTGGCGGTTGACTCTTGGTCTAAGGGCAGCGCCATTGAAGATGGTTATCCAGAATTCACCGATGCCATGCTTAAACAACTGGGCTGGTGGAATCAGTTAACTCCAGCTGAGCAAAGCGCCGCCGAAGGTAAAAACTGGAAGACAGATCTATCGGGGGGTATTCAGCGTGTGGCGATAGCCAATGGCTGCACTCCTTATGGTAATGCTAAGGCGCGTTGCACTGTCTGGACCTTCCCCGACAAGATTCCAATTCATAGAGAGCCGCTTTATACCCCAAGGCGCGACTTAGTGCCGCTATACCCAACTTATGCTGATCAATATGTGGCACGGCTGCCAACTTTGTACGAGTCCATTCAAAAACAAGACTTTGCGAAAGGCTTTCCGCTAGTGCTGACCACAGGGCGGATAGTGGAATATGAAGGCGGCGGTGAAGAGACGCGTTCAAACCCTTGGTTAGCGCAATTACAGCAAGAAATGTACATAGAACTTAATCCTAAGGATGCCCAAGACCGGGGCATACGCGATGGTGATAAGGTCAAAGTGCATAGTCCAGAAGGGGCGATCATTGAAGTGGCGGCCATGGTGACACCTAGGGTAATTCCCGGTGAAACCTTTATGCCATTTCATTTCGCGGGTGTGTTTGAGTCTAAGAGTTTGGCTAAGGATTACCCTGAAGGCACAGAGCCCTATGTGATCGGTGAGTCCGCCAATACCGCCATGACCTATGGTTATGATGTGGTGACTCAAATGCAAGAAACCAAAGCCACCCTGTGCCAGATTAGTCGGGCATAA
- a CDS encoding twin-arginine translocation signal domain-containing protein — MKKQQPDLNRRSLLKALTVGSAAGAVIATAGVSVAQASESSKVAKSEDGYHETAHIRAYYNSLRS, encoded by the coding sequence ATGAAAAAACAACAGCCAGATCTGAACCGCAGATCGCTGCTGAAGGCTCTGACAGTAGGTAGTGCGGCCGGTGCCGTGATTGCTACCGCAGGTGTCAGCGTCGCTCAGGCAAGTGAGAGCAGTAAGGTAGCTAAATCGGAAGATGGTTACCACGAAACTGCGCATATTCGTGCTTATTACAATAGCCTGCGCAGCTAA
- the fdh3B gene encoding formate dehydrogenase FDH3 subunit beta translates to MAVMKFLCDTKRCIECNGCVTACSNANSEALVWGIQRRRVVTLHDGEPGEASISVACMHCSDAPCMAVCPADCFYRTDEGIVLHDKETCIGCGYCFYACPFGAPQFPQKTSFGSRGKMDKCTFCAGGPGDNFSEQQQKLYGANRIAEGKLPLCAEMCSTKALLAGDAEVISNIYRARVAARSNPNAIWGYVPETGGIPAQ, encoded by the coding sequence ATGGCAGTCATGAAATTTTTATGTGACACCAAGCGCTGCATCGAGTGTAACGGTTGTGTCACGGCTTGCTCTAATGCCAATTCTGAGGCCTTAGTTTGGGGCATTCAGCGTCGGCGCGTGGTGACCTTGCACGATGGTGAACCTGGGGAAGCGTCAATATCTGTGGCCTGTATGCATTGCAGTGATGCGCCTTGCATGGCCGTGTGTCCTGCCGATTGTTTTTATCGAACCGATGAAGGCATAGTGCTGCACGATAAGGAAACCTGCATTGGCTGCGGCTATTGTTTTTACGCTTGTCCCTTTGGTGCGCCTCAATTTCCGCAAAAAACCAGTTTTGGTTCGCGCGGAAAAATGGATAAGTGCACCTTTTGCGCGGGTGGTCCCGGGGATAACTTCTCAGAGCAACAGCAAAAGCTCTATGGGGCTAACCGGATTGCCGAAGGCAAGTTGCCGCTATGCGCTGAGATGTGTTCCACCAAGGCGCTGCTGGCAGGCGATGCTGAAGTGATTTCAAACATATACCGCGCTCGAGTCGCGGCGCGCAGCAACCCAAATGCCATTTGGGGCTATGTGCCAGAGACTGGGGGCATCCCAGCGCAGTAA
- a CDS encoding formate dehydrogenase subunit gamma: MNKLFKHIGLAIALLFSAVAFANGGDAAVAQSQDAQVWAQLKDGVVGYTDSKSEFHGQAINTYDLRVLEARADWLAPALMASLFGMIIIFVLFIAVNGISKLHHGYSGKMVFRWSKSDVAIHWLGAIPCLLLIVTGLVLLAGRFFFQPYLGEGVWAGLVYGAKQVHDVVAIPFMLGWALMTVLWAKNQIPTMYDVKWFMVVGGYINFGPFKGQHPDAGFANAGEKLWFWTFAMFGLLISVSGMMLLFPNLFEPSRNLSLLALIVHGVSAIIICAFSIVHIFMATVMSEGGMECMVSGYCDENWASQHHNLWFDEIKENGTLKYKD; encoded by the coding sequence ATGAACAAACTGTTCAAACACATAGGCTTAGCCATCGCACTGTTATTCAGTGCCGTCGCTTTTGCCAATGGTGGTGACGCGGCCGTGGCCCAGTCTCAGGATGCGCAGGTATGGGCGCAGCTGAAGGATGGCGTGGTTGGTTACACCGACTCTAAGAGTGAGTTTCACGGTCAAGCTATCAATACTTATGATTTACGAGTATTGGAAGCCCGTGCCGACTGGTTAGCGCCAGCGTTAATGGCCTCATTATTTGGCATGATTATCATTTTTGTTCTGTTTATTGCGGTCAACGGTATTTCTAAGTTGCACCACGGTTATTCAGGCAAGATGGTATTTCGCTGGTCCAAATCCGATGTTGCCATTCACTGGTTAGGCGCCATCCCGTGCTTACTGCTGATTGTCACAGGTCTAGTACTGCTGGCAGGTCGTTTCTTCTTCCAACCTTATTTGGGTGAAGGCGTATGGGCTGGTTTAGTCTATGGTGCTAAGCAAGTGCATGACGTGGTAGCGATTCCATTTATGCTGGGTTGGGCACTGATGACAGTGCTGTGGGCTAAAAACCAAATCCCAACTATGTACGACGTTAAGTGGTTCATGGTTGTTGGTGGTTACATTAACTTCGGTCCTTTCAAAGGCCAACACCCTGATGCTGGCTTTGCCAACGCGGGTGAGAAGTTATGGTTCTGGACTTTCGCCATGTTCGGTTTACTGATCTCAGTATCTGGCATGATGTTATTGTTCCCTAACCTGTTTGAACCAAGCCGCAACTTAAGCTTATTGGCTCTGATTGTTCATGGCGTTAGCGCCATCATCATCTGTGCTTTCTCCATTGTTCACATCTTCATGGCAACTGTTATGTCTGAAGGTGGTATGGAATGTATGGTGTCTGGCTACTGTGATGAGAACTGGGCTTCACAACACCACAACCTGTGGTTTGATGAAATCAAAGAGAACGGTACCCTGAAGTATAAAGACTAA
- the fdh3B gene encoding formate dehydrogenase FDH3 subunit beta, with translation MATMKFLCDTKRCIECNGCVTACKNENASALEWGINRRRVVTINDGQRGEASISVACMHCSDAPCMAVCPANCFYQTEDGLVLHDKDTCIGCGYCLYACPFGAPQFPKSGAFGSRGKMDKCTFCAGGPEENHSEAELKKYGANRLAEGKLPMCAELCATKSLLAGDADVVSAIFRERVAYRGAKNAAWD, from the coding sequence ATGGCTACAATGAAATTTTTATGTGATACCAAGCGCTGCATCGAATGTAACGGCTGTGTCACTGCTTGTAAGAACGAAAACGCCTCTGCTTTAGAGTGGGGTATTAACCGTCGTCGCGTAGTAACCATCAATGATGGTCAACGTGGTGAAGCCTCTATCTCTGTGGCATGTATGCACTGTAGCGATGCCCCATGTATGGCGGTATGTCCTGCGAACTGCTTCTATCAGACTGAAGATGGTCTGGTACTGCATGACAAGGACACCTGTATTGGTTGTGGTTACTGTTTATATGCTTGTCCTTTCGGCGCGCCTCAGTTCCCGAAAAGCGGTGCTTTCGGCAGCCGTGGCAAGATGGACAAGTGTACTTTCTGTGCCGGTGGCCCAGAAGAGAACCACTCTGAAGCTGAACTGAAGAAGTACGGTGCTAACCGTCTGGCTGAAGGCAAGCTGCCAATGTGTGCTGAATTGTGTGCGACTAAGTCATTGTTAGCGGGTGATGCAGATGTAGTTTCTGCCATCTTCCGTGAGCGTGTGGCTTACCGTGGCGCCAAGAACGCAGCTTGGGATTAA